One region of Streptomyces davaonensis JCM 4913 genomic DNA includes:
- a CDS encoding carbohydrate ABC transporter permease: MSSASSTRTASPPRPTPAATRRVTPAGRPRRASLRSALTASGFLAPFAVLFLTMMVAPIGYAIYQSFFTIRRAGLFGGAQTTEFAGLSNYADALSDHEFLASIGRVALFGCVQVPFMLGLALLLALLLDSRSARLRKTFRLTFFLPYALPGAIAALMWSYLLVKDLSPFTEPLSHLGIHTDFLSAPWVPVSIGNMITWGWTGYNMLIIYSALQTIPSEVMEAAALDGCTGWRLAWAVKIPLVRPALVLTTVFSIIGTAQMYTEPAILVAARLPGVDPKFSPIMNTTVNMDVGGQNLAAAQSVVLALITLVLSLGFLKYNQRKGAMA, translated from the coding sequence ATGAGCAGTGCAAGCAGCACCCGGACCGCGTCACCCCCGCGGCCGACGCCCGCGGCCACCCGCCGCGTCACCCCCGCCGGCCGGCCGCGGCGCGCCAGCCTGCGCAGCGCGTTGACCGCGTCGGGTTTCCTGGCGCCGTTCGCGGTCCTCTTCCTGACCATGATGGTCGCGCCGATCGGCTACGCGATCTACCAGAGCTTCTTCACCATCCGCCGCGCCGGGCTGTTCGGCGGTGCGCAGACAACTGAGTTCGCGGGCCTGTCCAACTACGCCGACGCCCTCAGCGACCACGAATTCCTCGCGTCGATCGGCCGGGTCGCGCTGTTCGGCTGCGTCCAGGTCCCGTTCATGCTCGGCCTGGCCCTGCTGCTCGCGCTCCTCCTGGACTCCCGCTCGGCACGGCTGCGCAAGACCTTCCGGCTCACGTTCTTCCTGCCGTATGCGCTGCCGGGCGCGATCGCCGCGCTGATGTGGTCCTACCTCCTGGTCAAAGACCTCTCGCCGTTCACCGAACCGCTGTCCCACCTCGGCATCCACACCGACTTCCTGTCCGCGCCGTGGGTTCCGGTCTCGATCGGAAACATGATCACGTGGGGCTGGACCGGCTACAACATGCTGATCATCTACTCCGCGCTGCAGACGATCCCGTCCGAGGTGATGGAGGCCGCCGCGCTCGACGGCTGCACCGGATGGCGCCTGGCGTGGGCGGTGAAGATCCCGCTGGTGCGTCCCGCGCTGGTGCTGACCACGGTCTTCTCCATCATCGGGACGGCGCAGATGTACACCGAGCCGGCAATCCTGGTCGCCGCGCGCCTACCGGGCGTCGACCCGAAGTTCTCCCCGATCATGAACACGACCGTGAACATGGACGTGGGCGGCCAGAATCTGGCCGCCGCCCAGTCCGTCGTCCTCGCCTTGATCACCCTCGTGCTCTCGCTCGGATTCCTCAAGTACAACCAGCGCAAGGGAGCGATGGCATGA
- a CDS encoding carbohydrate ABC transporter permease, with the protein MSVISAGRPTRPARPATPARRNGIDMASKTVVNGVLGLMALYTLIPLWWLFVSSTKESGYLDTGQPLWFSHFDLVTNIRNVFSFEDGIFPTWLANSALYSLVGASVGTLLSAMAGYALSKFRFRGREGVFNVILASVLIPAPMFALPLFLLMAKVDITNTYWSVLLPCCVSPFGVYLCRIFASASVPDELLEAARLDGAGERRTFFRIALPLMSPALVTVFLFQFVGIWNNYLLPALMLNTPSLQPVTVGLVQWRAERASGVPTLIPITGAFLSLIPLLVAFVCLQRFWRQGLTAGAVK; encoded by the coding sequence ATGAGCGTGATTTCGGCCGGCCGACCCACCCGGCCCGCCCGACCGGCCACGCCCGCCCGCCGCAATGGCATCGACATGGCCAGCAAGACCGTCGTCAACGGCGTACTGGGCCTGATGGCCCTGTACACGCTGATCCCGCTGTGGTGGCTGTTCGTCTCCTCGACCAAGGAATCGGGCTACCTCGACACCGGTCAGCCCCTGTGGTTCTCTCACTTCGACCTGGTCACCAACATCAGGAACGTCTTCAGCTTCGAGGACGGCATCTTCCCCACCTGGCTCGCCAACAGCGCGCTGTACAGCCTCGTCGGCGCCAGTGTCGGAACCCTGCTGTCCGCGATGGCCGGCTACGCGCTGTCCAAGTTCCGCTTCCGCGGCCGCGAAGGCGTGTTCAACGTCATCCTCGCCTCGGTGCTCATTCCGGCGCCGATGTTCGCCCTGCCGTTGTTCCTGCTCATGGCCAAGGTCGACATCACCAACACCTACTGGTCGGTGCTGCTGCCCTGTTGCGTCAGCCCGTTCGGCGTCTACCTGTGCCGGATCTTCGCCTCGGCGTCCGTCCCGGACGAACTCCTCGAAGCCGCACGCCTCGACGGAGCAGGTGAACGGCGCACCTTCTTCCGGATCGCCCTGCCGCTGATGTCACCGGCCCTGGTCACCGTCTTCCTGTTCCAGTTCGTCGGCATCTGGAACAACTACCTGCTGCCCGCGCTCATGCTCAACACCCCCTCCCTGCAGCCCGTCACGGTGGGCTTGGTGCAGTGGCGCGCGGAGCGGGCCAGCGGCGTGCCGACGCTGATACCGATCACCGGTGCGTTCCTGTCGCTGATCCCGCTGCTCGTCGCCTTCGTCTGTCTCCAGCGGTTCTGGCGCCAGGGCCTGACCGCAGGGGCCGTCAAGTAA
- the arfA gene encoding arabinosylfuranosidase ArfA — MPRAHVILDRQAVIAPVRRRTFGSFVEHLGRCVYTGLYEPDHPTANEDGFRMDVVELVRELGTKTVRYPGGNFVSGFRWEDSVGPRETRPVRRDLAWHSLESNQVGLDEFARWLKLTDSEMMLAVNLGTRGILPALDLLEYANHPSGTELSDLRIANGTPHPHNIRMWCLGNEMDGSWQTGFLNAEDYGKLAARTAAAMKMADKDLELVVCGSSNSGMPTFGDWERTVLEHTYEHVDYVSCHAYYQEHDGDLGSFLASAMDMDYFIDTVVATADHVGYKKRTKKKINISFDEWNVWYQKEFAESDEVNDEWRHAPRQLEDVYSVADAVVVGNLLMTLLKHSDRVTSASLAQLVNVIAPIMTEPGGPAWRQTTFYPFSITSRLASGEVIRPVIETPTYTTAHHGEASVVDAVATVDEDRAAVFLVHRGLTQATQVTIDVRSLGSARILEAVTLADKDAYAKNTLAEQNRVTPHTNPSAILSDGQLSIELPPVSWTAIALG; from the coding sequence ATGCCGCGCGCCCACGTCATCCTCGACAGGCAGGCCGTCATCGCCCCTGTCCGTCGCCGCACCTTCGGCTCTTTCGTCGAACACCTCGGCCGCTGCGTGTACACCGGGCTCTACGAGCCGGACCATCCGACCGCGAACGAGGACGGGTTCCGTATGGACGTCGTCGAGCTCGTCAGAGAGCTGGGCACCAAAACCGTGCGCTACCCCGGCGGCAACTTCGTGTCCGGTTTCCGCTGGGAGGACTCGGTCGGGCCACGCGAGACGCGACCGGTGCGGCGCGACCTCGCCTGGCATTCGCTGGAGTCGAACCAGGTCGGCCTGGACGAGTTCGCCCGCTGGCTCAAGCTCACCGACTCCGAGATGATGCTCGCGGTCAACCTCGGCACACGCGGCATCCTGCCCGCCCTCGACCTGCTCGAATACGCCAACCACCCCTCCGGTACGGAGCTTTCGGACCTGCGCATCGCCAACGGCACGCCGCACCCGCACAACATCCGCATGTGGTGCCTCGGCAACGAGATGGACGGGTCCTGGCAGACCGGTTTCCTGAACGCCGAGGACTACGGCAAGCTCGCCGCCCGTACCGCCGCCGCCATGAAGATGGCCGACAAGGACCTCGAACTCGTGGTCTGCGGCTCCTCCAACTCCGGGATGCCGACCTTCGGCGACTGGGAGCGCACGGTGCTCGAGCACACCTACGAGCACGTCGACTACGTCTCCTGCCACGCCTATTACCAGGAGCACGACGGCGACCTCGGCTCCTTCCTGGCCTCGGCGATGGACATGGACTACTTCATCGACACCGTCGTCGCGACCGCCGATCACGTGGGCTACAAGAAGCGCACCAAGAAGAAGATCAATATCTCGTTCGACGAGTGGAACGTCTGGTACCAGAAGGAGTTCGCCGAGTCCGACGAGGTCAACGACGAGTGGCGGCACGCCCCGCGCCAGTTGGAGGACGTCTACTCGGTGGCGGACGCCGTCGTCGTCGGCAATCTGCTGATGACGCTGCTCAAGCACAGCGACCGCGTCACCTCGGCCTCGCTCGCCCAACTCGTCAACGTCATCGCACCGATCATGACCGAGCCCGGTGGCCCGGCCTGGCGGCAGACCACCTTCTACCCGTTCTCGATCACCAGCCGGCTTGCTTCCGGCGAGGTGATCCGACCCGTCATCGAGACGCCGACGTACACCACGGCACACCACGGCGAGGCATCCGTCGTCGACGCCGTCGCCACCGTCGACGAGGACCGGGCCGCGGTCTTCCTCGTCCACCGCGGGCTTACGCAGGCCACTCAGGTCACGATCGATGTACGCAGCCTCGGCTCCGCACGGATTCTGGAGGCGGTCACACTCGCCGACAAGGACGCGTACGCGAAGAACACCCTCGCCGAGCAGAACCGCGTGACCCCGCACACGAACCCGAGCGCGATCCTGTCCGACGGACAGCTCAGCATCGAGCTGCCGCCGGTGTCGTGGACCGCGATCGCGCTGGGCTGA
- a CDS encoding LysR family transcriptional regulator, with amino-acid sequence MLNVRRLLLLAEVAERGSLTAAAEALSMTTSAASQQMSLLEREVGQPLIERLPRGVRATAAGAALAERGRAVRRELQAAEADLEAFRHVDRGVVTLGSFPTASASLLPPALTRFRRSHPQVRTVVRAGVLAQLQEMLHTGEVELSLLWDYDWNRVDDDQLILTPLLEDPTVLVVPASSPLIDSAEVPLSDLADQEWIIRAENHPVADVLRRACRQAGFEPRIAYASHDYQEAQAMVAAGLGLALAPRLALTNRRSDVRLLPLAHDKASGAAPPVRRILLAAPARRAGTPAAQAMARVLHTVARTFTDPGLGRAQLGAVRGR; translated from the coding sequence ATGCTCAATGTCCGCCGCTTGCTGCTGCTCGCCGAGGTCGCCGAGCGCGGCTCGCTCACGGCCGCGGCCGAGGCGCTGTCCATGACCACGTCGGCCGCTTCCCAGCAGATGTCCCTGCTCGAGCGCGAGGTCGGGCAGCCGCTGATCGAGCGACTGCCGCGCGGCGTACGCGCCACCGCAGCAGGTGCCGCGCTGGCCGAGCGTGGCCGTGCGGTCCGGCGTGAACTCCAGGCCGCGGAAGCTGACTTGGAGGCGTTCCGGCACGTCGACCGAGGCGTCGTGACCCTCGGTTCCTTCCCTACGGCCAGTGCCTCGCTGCTGCCGCCGGCCCTGACCCGTTTCCGCCGCTCCCATCCGCAGGTGCGCACCGTCGTACGCGCCGGAGTGCTGGCCCAGCTCCAGGAGATGCTGCACACCGGTGAAGTCGAGCTCTCGCTGCTGTGGGACTACGACTGGAACCGCGTCGACGACGACCAGTTGATCCTCACGCCGCTGCTCGAAGACCCCACGGTCCTCGTCGTTCCGGCGAGTTCGCCGCTGATCGACTCGGCGGAGGTGCCCCTGTCCGACCTCGCGGACCAGGAGTGGATCATCCGTGCCGAGAACCACCCGGTGGCGGACGTGCTCCGACGGGCCTGCCGCCAGGCGGGTTTCGAACCGCGCATCGCCTACGCCTCCCACGACTACCAGGAGGCGCAGGCGATGGTCGCCGCGGGTCTTGGCCTCGCCCTCGCGCCGCGCCTTGCGCTGACCAACCGGCGCAGTGACGTACGGCTGCTGCCGCTGGCCCATGACAAGGCGTCCGGCGCCGCGCCCCCGGTCCGCAGGATCCTCCTGGCCGCTCCGGCCCGGCGCGCCGGCACCCCGGCGGCCCAGGCGATGGCCCGCGTGCTGCACACGGTCGCGCGGACCTTCACCGACCCCGGACTCGGCCGTGCGCAGCTGGGTGCGGTGCGGGGGCGCTGA
- a CDS encoding PrpF domain-containing protein → MHVPATLVRGGTSKCWLFAQVHMPADRDRIERVLVDAYGATDPVQLDGVGGATPTTSKAAVVGPSARDGVDIDYLFAQVGIGTGTVEWGSNCGNCATAIALYAVAEGLVPIKGDRTCVVMRNTNTGAVLEAEVDTPGGRVQEFGDRTVPGTLAGGVPVGLTFRSPAGAATGRLLPTGLPSEQLPVGERSAAVSMVDAGAPVALVDAAHTGRTGAETLEQLREEVTWLRKVRQAAAIRMGLAAPGAVPVDAVPKVGLVGPPVPYTTTLGEAVAADAYDVSVRMLSMNSPHPAIGLTSAVAMAAANLVEGTVVAQASTAAGRGVLRIGTPAGVLTVESFGPGPDRVTVARAARVLCQARILVRDPALPAAA, encoded by the coding sequence ATGCACGTTCCCGCAACCCTGGTACGCGGCGGCACCAGCAAGTGCTGGCTCTTCGCCCAGGTGCACATGCCCGCCGATCGCGATCGGATCGAGCGCGTTCTCGTCGACGCGTACGGCGCGACGGATCCCGTTCAGCTCGACGGCGTCGGCGGTGCGACCCCCACGACGTCGAAGGCGGCCGTGGTCGGCCCCAGCGCTCGCGACGGCGTCGACATCGACTACCTCTTCGCCCAGGTCGGCATTGGAACCGGCACGGTCGAATGGGGCAGCAACTGCGGCAACTGCGCGACAGCCATCGCCCTTTACGCGGTGGCCGAGGGCCTGGTGCCGATCAAGGGCGACCGCACCTGTGTGGTCATGCGCAACACCAATACGGGTGCCGTCCTCGAAGCCGAAGTGGACACCCCGGGCGGCCGGGTCCAGGAGTTCGGGGACCGTACGGTCCCGGGCACGCTGGCCGGCGGTGTACCGGTCGGGCTGACCTTCCGCTCCCCCGCGGGCGCGGCGACGGGCCGCCTGCTGCCGACCGGCCTTCCGTCCGAACAACTCCCGGTCGGTGAGCGGTCAGCGGCCGTGAGCATGGTGGACGCCGGAGCGCCGGTGGCCCTGGTGGACGCGGCGCACACCGGTAGGACCGGAGCCGAGACACTGGAGCAGCTTCGCGAAGAGGTGACCTGGCTGCGCAAGGTGCGACAGGCCGCCGCGATCCGCATGGGACTGGCCGCACCCGGTGCGGTGCCCGTCGACGCGGTCCCGAAAGTGGGACTCGTCGGCCCGCCCGTCCCCTACACCACCACCCTCGGCGAGGCGGTGGCCGCGGACGCATACGACGTGTCCGTACGGATGCTGTCGATGAACTCCCCGCACCCTGCCATCGGCCTCACCTCGGCGGTCGCCATGGCCGCCGCCAACCTCGTCGAGGGCACCGTGGTGGCCCAGGCGTCCACCGCCGCCGGCCGCGGCGTCCTGCGCATCGGCACCCCGGCCGGTGTGCTGACGGTGGAGTCCTTCGGCCCCGGGCCGGACCGCGTCACCGTCGCGCGGGCAGCGCGCGTGCTGTGCCAGGCGCGCATCCTCGTACGCGATCCCGCGCTGCCGGCCGCTGCCTGA
- a CDS encoding SLC13 family permease produces MSPELISVGALLVMFVVGTVLPINIGILAFVASFAVGTTALNMTEDQIFEGFPVELFLTIVGVTYLFAVARRNGTVDLLVSAGVRLVRGRTALIPWVLFLLAGVLTALGTFTPAAVAILVPIAMNFAFRYRINPLMIGMMVISGAHAGAFSPMAVSGALVLGMVEDTELSVTPATLFLASFLVNLLLSLLTFAALRHRPMAGAADAAAADSADDSASERATVHQWATLAALAVLVVCALGFQMKIGVLALAAGALLALMDMKRQEKAVDGISWHTLLLVGGMMTYIAMLEHAGIIEKISEHAAGFGTPLLVALLLCFTVAVTSAFASSTAILTAIIPIAVPLLLTSHLSATGLIAALAVSTTIVDVSPFSTNGALVLSNVRGVDRRAFYRQIIGYTCGIVAAGPVVAWGALVLPWS; encoded by the coding sequence ATGTCTCCTGAGCTGATCTCCGTCGGCGCACTGCTCGTCATGTTCGTCGTCGGCACCGTCCTGCCGATCAACATCGGCATCCTGGCCTTCGTCGCCTCGTTCGCGGTCGGCACGACCGCGTTGAACATGACGGAGGATCAGATATTCGAGGGCTTCCCCGTGGAGCTCTTCCTGACCATCGTCGGCGTCACCTATCTGTTCGCGGTCGCCCGCCGCAACGGCACCGTCGATCTACTGGTCTCGGCCGGCGTCCGGCTCGTACGCGGCAGAACCGCTTTGATTCCCTGGGTGCTGTTCCTGCTGGCAGGGGTACTGACCGCCCTTGGCACCTTCACGCCCGCCGCGGTGGCGATCCTGGTGCCCATCGCGATGAACTTCGCCTTCCGCTACCGGATCAACCCGCTGATGATCGGAATGATGGTGATCAGCGGCGCACACGCCGGCGCCTTCTCGCCGATGGCCGTCTCGGGTGCACTGGTGCTCGGCATGGTCGAGGACACCGAACTGTCCGTGACCCCGGCGACCCTGTTCCTCGCCAGCTTCCTCGTCAATCTCCTGCTCTCACTGCTCACCTTCGCGGCCTTGCGTCACCGGCCCATGGCCGGGGCGGCGGACGCTGCCGCCGCAGACTCGGCGGACGACTCGGCGTCGGAACGGGCCACCGTGCACCAGTGGGCCACCCTGGCCGCCCTCGCGGTCCTCGTCGTGTGCGCCCTCGGCTTCCAGATGAAGATCGGCGTACTCGCTCTGGCGGCCGGTGCGCTCCTGGCTCTCATGGACATGAAGCGCCAGGAGAAGGCCGTGGACGGCATCAGCTGGCACACCCTGCTCCTGGTCGGCGGCATGATGACCTACATCGCGATGCTGGAGCACGCGGGAATCATCGAGAAGATCTCCGAGCACGCGGCGGGTTTCGGGACACCGCTGCTCGTGGCCCTGCTGCTCTGTTTCACGGTCGCCGTCACCTCGGCCTTCGCCTCCTCGACCGCGATCCTGACCGCGATCATCCCGATCGCCGTTCCGCTGCTGCTGACCAGCCACCTCAGCGCCACCGGGCTGATCGCCGCCCTCGCCGTCTCCACGACCATCGTCGACGTCTCCCCGTTCTCCACCAACGGAGCGCTGGTGCTGAGCAACGTACGAGGAGTGGACCGACGCGCGTTCTACCGCCAGATCATCGGCTACACCTGCGGCATCGTCGCGGCGGGGCCGGTGGTGGCCTGGGGTGCACTCGTGCTGCCCTGGTCCTGA
- a CDS encoding RICIN domain-containing protein: MSSGRLSRRTLLGAAGAAVAATALPTLPALSPFVAQAAAADPQTNLEKLVDMRFGMFNHFSMGTFTNEEWAAPNQDPARFAPTAVDCAQWAAAAAAAKMSYGILTTKHHDGFALWPSAYGTQNVANSGYKQDVVKAYCDAFRAKGLRVGFYYSIWDRTYGVEAWESRHKVSGLEITDAIQPSDLTFILGQLTELLTNYGTIDMLVTDGYGWQMGQQAVSYQRIREHVKSLQPDIVMIDHGALSVPFLGDAIYFEEPLSVSAPAGNTYAATQGQTISWGWFWHPRTATDNPMSKDAILSHLADLEPKYTSFILNCPPNRDGRLDTNIVNRLAEVGAAWSPDLSRPPLPRQLLRAEHPVTPVSAYATGFRTGEGPLNAIDGLSDRNYETCWSTWGLSSALPHSITIDLGGVWSNISTLEYLPKQWNRSNTTDGDITSYTISTSTDGTNFTQVATGTWTADRATKVAEWPARTAGFVRLQANTAAGGYANMGGVHIGGRTAKPALVSTTLPGDGTAYRLVARHSGKVADVKAGGTANNTSVIQWPWRTANNQKWTFASTGDGYYEIKGVGSGKLMEVSALSRADGGTVGIWSDADAPQQHWAVTPTGDGYYFLINRYSGLCLAVDEGSTADGAAIEQQPYAALPRQQWQIIAL; encoded by the coding sequence ATGTCCTCAGGAAGACTGTCCCGTCGCACCCTGCTGGGTGCCGCGGGCGCCGCCGTTGCCGCGACCGCCCTGCCAACTCTCCCCGCGCTGTCGCCCTTTGTGGCGCAGGCGGCTGCCGCAGACCCCCAGACCAACCTGGAGAAGTTGGTGGACATGCGTTTCGGCATGTTCAACCACTTCAGCATGGGCACCTTCACCAACGAGGAGTGGGCCGCCCCGAACCAGGACCCCGCCCGCTTCGCCCCCACGGCGGTGGACTGTGCGCAGTGGGCGGCCGCCGCCGCGGCGGCGAAGATGAGTTACGGCATCCTCACGACCAAGCACCATGACGGCTTCGCCCTGTGGCCGAGCGCCTATGGCACCCAGAACGTCGCGAACAGCGGCTACAAGCAGGACGTGGTGAAGGCCTACTGCGACGCCTTCCGGGCCAAGGGACTGAGGGTCGGGTTCTACTACTCGATATGGGACCGCACCTACGGCGTCGAGGCGTGGGAAAGCCGGCACAAGGTGTCCGGACTCGAGATCACCGATGCCATCCAGCCGTCCGACTTGACCTTCATCCTCGGCCAGCTCACCGAACTGCTCACCAACTACGGCACCATCGACATGCTCGTCACCGACGGCTACGGGTGGCAGATGGGGCAGCAGGCCGTCTCGTACCAGCGCATCCGCGAGCACGTGAAGTCCCTCCAGCCGGACATCGTCATGATCGACCACGGCGCGCTGTCGGTTCCTTTCCTGGGTGACGCGATCTATTTCGAGGAGCCGTTGAGCGTCTCCGCGCCGGCCGGGAACACCTATGCCGCCACCCAGGGGCAGACGATCAGTTGGGGCTGGTTCTGGCATCCGAGGACAGCGACCGACAACCCGATGAGCAAGGACGCGATCCTGTCCCACCTGGCGGACCTGGAACCGAAGTACACCTCGTTCATCCTCAACTGCCCGCCCAACCGCGACGGCAGGCTGGACACCAACATCGTCAACCGGCTCGCCGAGGTCGGGGCGGCCTGGAGCCCCGACCTCTCGCGGCCACCGCTGCCGCGGCAGCTGCTGCGTGCCGAACATCCGGTGACGCCCGTCAGCGCGTACGCGACCGGATTCCGCACGGGCGAGGGCCCGCTGAACGCCATCGACGGCCTGAGTGACCGCAACTACGAGACCTGCTGGTCCACTTGGGGCCTCTCGTCGGCCCTGCCGCACTCGATCACGATCGACCTCGGCGGCGTGTGGAGCAATATCTCCACCCTGGAGTACCTGCCCAAGCAGTGGAATCGCTCCAACACCACCGACGGGGACATCACCTCGTACACCATCTCCACCAGCACCGACGGCACGAACTTCACCCAGGTCGCCACCGGCACCTGGACCGCCGACCGCGCCACGAAGGTGGCCGAATGGCCCGCCCGCACCGCCGGCTTCGTACGGCTCCAGGCGAACACGGCCGCCGGCGGCTACGCCAACATGGGCGGCGTCCATATCGGCGGCCGGACGGCCAAGCCGGCCCTGGTGTCCACCACGCTGCCCGGCGACGGCACCGCCTACCGGCTCGTCGCCCGGCACAGCGGCAAGGTCGCCGACGTGAAGGCCGGGGGCACCGCGAACAACACCAGCGTCATCCAGTGGCCGTGGCGTACCGCGAACAACCAGAAGTGGACCTTCGCCTCCACCGGCGACGGCTACTACGAGATCAAGGGCGTGGGCAGCGGCAAGCTGATGGAGGTCTCGGCGCTCTCCCGCGCCGACGGCGGCACCGTCGGCATCTGGTCGGACGCCGACGCACCTCAACAGCACTGGGCCGTCACACCCACCGGCGACGGCTACTACTTCCTCATCAACCGCTACAGCGGCCTCTGCCTCGCCGTCGACGAGGGGAGCACCGCCGACGGCGCGGCCATCGAACAACAGCCGTACGCGGCACTGCCTCGGCAGCAGTGGCAGATCATCGCGCTGTGA
- a CDS encoding sugar ABC transporter substrate-binding protein translates to MRLRNALCSTVAALSALALLSACTDSGTTASGGGTLVGVDYPRSDTDFWNSYIKYTPEYAKDLGLSLKTTNSQNDVAKLTANAQTFISQGVKGLAMAPQDTAAIAPTLAQLEAKKIPVVTVDTRPDSGKVYMVVRADNRAYGEKACQYLGTKLGGKGKVVMLQGDLGSINGRDRTEAFNDCMKKDYPGITVFGEATNWDGAVAAQKLQTRLTQHPDIKGVYMQSSFALSGTLQVLKQKKLLVDPKNDKHVFVVSNDGIPEELKSIAAGKIDATVSQPADLYAKYALYYLKAAIDGKTFKPGKTDHDSTIIQVRDGVLEDQLSAPLVTADGAAYGGVPSLKSDDKSLWGNNLG, encoded by the coding sequence ATGAGACTGAGAAACGCCCTCTGCTCCACCGTCGCCGCCCTGTCCGCCCTGGCGCTGCTCAGCGCCTGCACCGACTCCGGCACGACGGCGTCCGGTGGCGGAACGCTGGTCGGTGTCGACTACCCGCGTTCCGACACCGACTTCTGGAACTCGTACATCAAGTACACGCCGGAGTACGCCAAGGACCTCGGCCTCTCCCTCAAGACCACCAACTCGCAGAACGACGTGGCCAAGCTCACGGCCAACGCGCAGACGTTCATCAGCCAGGGCGTCAAGGGCCTCGCGATGGCCCCGCAGGACACCGCGGCCATCGCGCCGACCCTGGCGCAGCTGGAGGCGAAGAAGATCCCCGTCGTCACCGTCGACACCCGGCCCGACAGCGGAAAGGTCTACATGGTCGTACGCGCCGACAACCGCGCGTACGGCGAGAAGGCCTGCCAGTACCTCGGTACGAAGCTGGGCGGCAAGGGCAAGGTCGTGATGCTCCAAGGGGATCTGGGTTCCATCAACGGCCGTGACCGCACCGAGGCGTTCAACGACTGCATGAAGAAGGACTACCCCGGCATCACCGTGTTCGGCGAGGCCACCAACTGGGACGGCGCGGTTGCCGCGCAGAAGCTCCAGACCCGTCTGACGCAGCACCCGGACATCAAGGGCGTGTACATGCAGTCCAGCTTCGCCCTGTCCGGCACCCTCCAAGTCCTCAAGCAGAAGAAGCTGTTGGTGGACCCGAAGAACGACAAGCACGTCTTCGTCGTGTCCAACGACGGCATTCCGGAGGAGCTGAAGTCCATCGCCGCCGGGAAGATCGACGCCACGGTCTCCCAGCCGGCCGACCTCTACGCCAAGTACGCCCTGTACTACCTCAAGGCCGCGATCGACGGAAAGACCTTCAAGCCGGGCAAGACCGATCACGACAGCACCATCATCCAGGTCCGCGACGGGGTGCTCGAGGATCAGCTGTCCGCCCCGCTCGTCACCGCCGACGGCGCCGCTTACGGCGGTGTGCCCAGCCTGAAGAGCGACGACAAGTCGCTGTGGGGCAACAACCTCGGCTGA